A DNA window from Scylla paramamosain isolate STU-SP2022 chromosome 10, ASM3559412v1, whole genome shotgun sequence contains the following coding sequences:
- the LOC135104366 gene encoding uncharacterized protein LOC135104366, translating to MQSLVCSMVVVVAMASVAVLAGPQYHPKPTYGAPVCHPSTVIVTKTKTQEVTETLTEEVVTTETNTETETEIATETLVETEVVPVTETIQVTETETEIVPTTLTDTETVFSTVVETETENVYVTETETEVKKQYHTVCPKPSYG from the exons ATGCAAAGTCTGGTGTGctcaatggtggtggtggtggccatggCGAGCGTTGCAGTGCTTGCCGGCCCCCAGTACCACCCCAAGCCCACTTACGGCGCCCCTGTCTGTCACCCCTCCACTGTCATCGTTACCAAGACTAAGACCCAAGAAGTGACG GAGACCCTCACGGAAGAAGTTGTCACTACCGAAACCAACACTGAGACAGAAACCGAGATTGCCACTGAAACTCTGGTGGAGACTGAGGTCGTCCCGGTGACAGAGACCATTCAAGTCACTGAGACCGAGACCGAGATCGTTCCCACTACCCTCACCGACACCGAGACCGTCTTTTCCACCGTGGTCGAGACCGAGACGGAGAATGTTTACGTGACTGAGACCGAGACCGAGGTGAAGAAGCAGTACCACACCGTGTGCCCGAAACCCTCCTACGGGTAA